One Salvia miltiorrhiza cultivar Shanhuang (shh) chromosome 6, IMPLAD_Smil_shh, whole genome shotgun sequence genomic window, AGGTACAAAGCTAGGTTAGCTGCCAGAGGGTTTACTCAAAAGGAAGGAATGGACTTCTATGAAGTATTCTCTCTTATAGTTAAACATAGTTCTATCAGGATACTCCTTGCAGTAATAGCTCAAAACAATTGGGAATTACAGCAgttggatgtgaaaactgcattTTTACATGGAGACTTAGAAGAGACCATATACATGATATAGCCAGAAGGCTTTGTCAAAGCTGGATTCAAGCAAAGCAGTAGACAGTGGTACAGAAAATTTGATGACCATATGATTAAAATAGGATTCAGGAGATCTGAATTTGACAGTTGTGTTTACATAAAGATGAGGAATCAAGAAGCAGTGGCATATTTACTATTATATGTAGATGATATGCTTATTGCAGGGCCAAATAAATCTGAGATAGATGTGGTGAACAAAGACTTGCAGAATTACTTTTGATATGAAAGATTTAGGTAATGCTAAGAGGATACTTGGCATGGATATAGTCAGAGATAGAAGCAGAAAAGAACTATGGCTCACCTAACATGATTATATACATAAAATTGTGAAGAAGTTTAGAATGACAGAAGATAGAGATGTCTGAGTACCCTTAGCTCAATATTTTAGGCTGTCAGTAGAACAGAAGCCTAAAACTAaagttgaaagaaaagaaatgaacCAAATTCCATATGCCAATATAGTAGGTAGTATCATGTACACTATGGTGTGTACTAAGCCTGATGTTGCTCATGGCAGATCATGGAAAGACTCACTGGCAAGCACTGAAGGGGATTTTAAAATACATGAGAAGCACTGCTGGTTGTGGAATATGTTTTAAATGGAATTAATGATGATAATCATGGAGATGCACTTGTTGGGTTCTGTGAGTCAGACTATGCTGCTAATGTTGACACCAGAAAATCTCAGTCAGGCTACATATTCAATCTTTATGGATCAGCTATAAGTTGGAAATCAACACTTCAGTCAGTTGTAGCTCTATCAACTACTGATGTAGAATATATTGCTCTTACTAGGTCTGTGAAAGAAAGTATTTGGTTAAAAGGAATTATAAATGATTTTGGGATCAAGCAAAGTTCAGTTGTGATAAATTGTGATAGTTAAAGTGCCCTGCACTTAGCCAAGCACCAAGTTTTTCATGAGAGATCCAAACACATTGATGTTAGGATGCATTTCATTAGGGATAAGATTGAGAAGGGAATTGTGGCTGTCAAGAAAGTTGCTACTGAGCACAATCCGACTGATATGCTTACCAAAGCACTTCTAGCTGCCAAGTTTAAATATTGCTTGGAGCTTGTGAGTGTTCTGCCCAAATAAGGTAAAGTGGAGGATGCCCTGTAATGGGACTAAGGTGGAAGGGAAACATTAAATGTTCTTACTGATTCTCCTACATGACCGAAGGTGGATATTTGTTAATGTTGGCCACAAAGTTTACTGAAGGATTATTATGCAATATTTCATGAATATAGGACTGGAGTGAAAATTGTTGTCAAGAGTTTGTTACTAGCAACGGTCGTCTGTAGCCAACTTTGAGCTGATTTCTTGGCCgatttcaaatatttttggaAGCAGTTTTCAAGCTTATTCTTTAGTTGCTTGTTCAGTGTATATATTAGTGTAATTTCTTTGTCAGTtactgactcaactagaaacacctctagtttgacttgcaatagaacaaggacatcctagcgatggtaagttgacccagtgtcatctctcaaggaagatctttaagggcttttaattaagTCACAATGAAAGCAGTAAAGAAATCAGTAAAGGGTTGATTTAAGAACTAAAACTTGTAAAGTAAACTCaacgtgaaattaaacttaactaggcgaaaaggaattattaactaatgcttgtaacttaaacttaactaaaaacttaatcttaaaattaactaggcgagaAAGAACAAACATAAATACTTAAGcataattaaactattaaacctaggcaTGAATAAACGCATAAAGTAAAGGCAAAATTTAAATACTTGaattaaagcttctaatctaatgaacATAACTAAagtgcagaatttaaaggaaagcaatACACGAAagtaaagcataaacataatgaaattgcagaatttaaaggaaaaCAAGTAAAagcaaagcaagtaaataaacgtaaatacgaaataccataaatCGTCCCGAGAAGCAacctgtcacttgattacaactctaaacggagaactaatctaaaacgtgaattgaaagaactataaTAAACTAACTAGAATAGAACTCGAAactaagaactatgaaagcaataaaaacctaaactttggctgCAGCGctggaaactaaagattagggcaaagattAAATTCTAACTAAGTGCCGGAGGCAGAAGATTATTTCTTCATTCACGTTCAAGCCCCCTTTTATAGACTCCATtccaaccctaattaccatcaaactcgccttgcaaaactggactcttaaggagatagaatcgtgcattcaaaggtaactccagctggcAGCGTGCTCTTCAAGTAATgttagctctggcgagaaatcgccagctctggaaaGGTAAGGCAAAGCTGTAaatcagctctggcgagaattgcaactctgctctggaacttaAGAGAACTCTGGTGCGTCAACTCTGGAAAGGtagtcagagctggaagtcagctctggaacggcatgacagagctggaagtcagctctggaacggcatgacagagctggaagtcagctctggcaagtatggcagagctgaaagtcagctctggataatGAGATTGTTGACTCTGGcgatcatggcagagctggaagtcaactctggcggtcatgacagagctggaaatttagctctgctctgacaagtttgttcttctttggagaattcagctctgatagtgaagttcagctTTGGAGATGGTCAACTCTGACAGAGCTGGAAATTTAGCTCCGGcgtttcagctctgctctgcttttCAGCTCTAGACAGTTCAGTTCACGCctaaaaatgccattttatcCCAAAATCTCAaaaattacactcttccatTTAGCAaatctaaatctcctgcaaagcataaaacaaacccataaacgcaccaatttctagGATATTTAACTTAAAGTAAGCACATGCTAACCccaaaaataagaacaattaagcataaatcaaaccccccacacttagccttttgcttgtcctcaagcaaaatcagtatgaatcctaggaagagagcgTTTCAACGATGATTATTTCCATTCAAACATTTAACAAGTCAATTCAAGTTTTCCAATCaatacacatctctcgatcatgcaagtaacttaaagtttacgaagcaacaaaacagtaatgcaaGTATTTCGATCaaacccaattctccgctagaagtgaattccctaatgtgatcgcctttataatcaatatcaccatttttcatactttgtgtgcttaatcaCTTAGatttttcgacagttgagccataattcatgaaataaaaccatttggatgtaatccaaagtcttttcacgtggtttcccatgctcatagttaaaaattagaggagcagagactcaacGCTGTCACTTTCAGAGCTGGCCTTTTCAGAGCTGgaaattcgtccaacattttacACATTTCACAGATtaggatacgatcgtaggcaatcacaatgacaacactccttctagcatctaccggataaatcacgttttacttacttacaatcgtgttgcaataaaactcataattctttgcacaaacaagaaacacatatcaagagtaaaacaagaataaccactaatcattcacaaacccgaaattcacatcgaaaactaTCTtgtcttccacaaattcataaaaaaaaatcgcaagTATCCCAGAGCAAGCTAAGAATAAAGGGACCAATTggccaattgaaagcataagcaaaACAAAACAAGCCACCCCCACACTTAAAGAATGCCATGTCCACAAGGCACAAAATAAAGAGAGTTAGAAGACGTCCCTGATCATTGGCGAAGAAAGACCGAAGCATTGTAAGGGGCGGCGAAAGTTGGGTTTGCGACCTTTTGCAGAGTAGAAATGGCAGCGCTGATCCTTTTCAGAGTGGAAATTTCAGATCTGGAAGTGGACTTTGCAGCGCTGGCATTCTTCAGCGCTGGCGGCAAGGTTAGAGTAGAATTGCAGCGCTAACATTCTTCAACGCTGGCGGCGAGGTCAGAGTAGAATTGCAACGCTGaaaacaaaaacatgaacaccaAGAATCAAAGTAACCGCACAAGGAACCAAAGTCAAGGAAACGAAACAAAAACGTAaagcaaagaacaagaaaaataaaaactaaaccaaACCAacagtgggttgcctcccaccaagcgctagttttaaagtcgccagcccgacttagaggcacccttaaccaaaatcactGTGAAACATCAGCTGAATTAGTCCTCGTGATAACACATCCTCCTCTAtttcagctgcgggtcctcttaatgagcaagccgtgctcatcacattcatcactCTCTCGAACCAAGAGCTAGATCGAGAGTTTCCTCCTTTCTTCTCCTCCAAGCGCGGTGTACCTTGCACTCTTTCATCCTCGTATGGAAGTTTGTCTTCCGGGCTAGTGCTCTCCAGCACTGGCGAACTAGTTAGGGCTGGCGGACTGGGCAGAGCTGGCGGATTGGGCAGAGCTGGCAAAAGATTTTCTACTCTGGCCTCCAATGTCAGAGCTGGAGGACTCGTCAGAGCTGGGCTCGTCagggctggactgggcagcgctgaacttGGCAAAGCTGGCGCGATGGTCAGAGCTGGAATGCTAGGCAGAGCTGGTAAAAAATTGTTAACGCTGAAAATTTCCACTTCTTCCACATGGTCAAAAATCTCAACACAAGAATAGATATGCATTAAAGAAGTAGAAATAATAGGCTTCTTATCGAAAATAGAGAACGTTATCGATCTACCTGACCCGGCcatgctcaaagttccagaactcacgtcaatgcgagtctgggtagtagccaaaAACGGCCGGCCAAGTAGCACAAGATGAACGTTCTCTCCTGCAATGCCTTTCCCTTCATTGAGCACCATAAAGTCTGCCAGCACCTTGATTCCTCTCACTGTGACTTCGATATCCTCCAAAAGTCCAAGGGGTTTGGTGATTGCACCGTCAACTAGCTGAAGTCTCATGTTTGTACATTTAAGCTTCTCTTCGTTCCTACCCAATTTATGAAATACAACAAACGGCATtaaattgactgccgcacccaagtctaacatgcccgTGAACTCTCCAGCTCTACCTAAATCAATACCAAGAACGAAGCTGCCATGATCTTCTTTCTTCGGTAATGGTTGGGTGGGATCAACAATCAgtggtggcagaggtgggctgGGACGTTGGACAGCTTTCGGTGGTCGATATGGTATAGTGGACAGGCGAAgtttcagctctggcctcctTATCAACTCTATCGTCCTTATCTGCTCTGGCTGTCGTgtctgctctggctgccttCTTGGCAGTGCTGGACTTTGCAGGGCTGGACGTTGCATAGCTGGATTTTGCATAGTTGGATTCTGCAGGGCTGAACGTTGCATAGCTGGAAGTGGCAGGGCTGAATGTTGCAGAGCTGGATTTTTTAGTGCTGGTCTTGGCAGGACTGGACTTGGCAGATCTGGATTTGACATGGCTGGATTCTGCATAGCTGGCTTTGGCAGGGCTGGATTCGACAGGACTGGATTTGGCAACGGTGAACTTTCCAGGGCTGTCCTCATCATCTGCTCTGGTACCGtagtctgctctggtaccctTGTCATCTCTGGCATCCTGGACAGCGCTGGCGGTGTATTCTGCTCTGGCAGCGCAGTAATGGCCAGAGCCTAATGTAGCtggctctgctgctgctgtagctggtTCAGAGCGCCCGACAGTTGCCCCacggtggtctcaagtctttttatggttGCGGAGTGAGATTCCAAATTctgcttggtcatctccatgtttTGCTTGCTTAGCTCCATAAACGATTGCATCGTCTCCTCTAAAGACCGTTTCTACTTTTGAAACTGTGGAGCATTCTGAAATTGTTGAgtaggctgaaaattcccttgctgctgacctctccatccgccATTGAAGTTCTGATTGCCTTGATTATAATCTATGCTCTGCGCAGGGATAGGTGCAGCTTCCGtatggctcatcttgagctgctaTACTTCTCTCATGATTGACGCTAATTACTTTTGCAGCTCATACTAGTTCGTCACAacgctggcctcaactctctttccACGGACAGATTTCTGCTAGGAGCTCTCGGCTAAGGTCTTGAATATCTCCTTCAGCTCTActgcagtcttccgagctatgttacctcctgcagtgctgtccaccatgaattgggcagtttgcactaacctaTTGTAGAAGTATTGCATTATCATCACGTTGGTCAGCTGATGTTGTGGGCATTGGCAGAGGAGTTCTTGcaatctttcccaagcttcatgaaAAGGCTCGTCCATTCCTTGagtgaattccatgatttgcgaatggagctcctgtgtcttgtggatCGGATAGTACtttagcatgaacttctcacaagcttctccccaagtggtgatggagttgggcggcagagttagcatccacgtcctcgcccgatcTTTAAGAGCAtaagggaagcacttgagctttaattggtcctccgtgagactcAGTAATGGGATGGTTTGCACTTGCGTGCAAAAATCACGAATGAATTGCAGggcgtcctcactcggcatcctgTGGAACAGAGGTAGCAGACTTGAGTCATTCGGCTTTAGGTTGTAATTTCGGACTGCGGTGGGGAGCACAATCGCCGAGGTGTTAGTGTCCCCTATGACGGGATGgttgaaatctcccatgtactccataaTATTTTGCGCCATCTCTTATTTGGCGTGCAAGGCTGACTTTTGTTCTTCCTTGTTGTCAGCGCTGGACTCGTCAGCACTGGAATCGGCAGCGCTGGACTCGGTAGCAGTGGACTCGGCTCCCTCCTCGTGTATGGACTGTTCTGTATGGTCAGAGATAGAGCTCACTGGTAGCTCTGTAGGCTTTTCCTCTTTCGTTTCTATGGTCTGCTCTGGATTTGTCAGCGCTGGACTTTCCAGCTCTGGACTCGTCAATGCTGGACTCGTCTGAACGAACACTAACAAACGGATCAAACGCACTGGCGGGAGAAACAAAAAGtaacaaaaatgagaaaaaaaactgaaatttaaataaagaaagtAAAAGCAGAAAGAAAagcgacacaactaaaacgcctaaaaccttccccggcaacgacgccaaaatttgactcaactagaaacacctctagtttgacttgcaatagaacaaggacatcctagcgatggtaagttgacccagtgtcatctctcaaggaagatctttaagggcttttaattatgtcacaacgaAAGCAGTAAAGGGTTGATTTAAGaactaaaacatataaattaaACTCAACGTGAAATTAAATttaactaggcgaaaaggaattattaactaatgcttgtaactTAAACTTagctaaaaacttaatcttaaaattaactaggtgAGAAAGAACAAACATAAATACTTAAGcataattaaactattaaacctaggcaTGAATAAACGCATAAAGTAAAGgcagaatttaaatacttgaattaaagcttctaatctaatgaacATAACTAAagtgcagaatttaaaggaaagcaatAAACGAAAGTAAAGCTTAAACATAatgaaattgcagaatttaaaggaaaaCAAGTAAAAGCAAAGAaagtaaataaacgtaaatccGAAATACCATAAAACGTCTTGAGAAGCAacctgtcacttgattacaactctaaatGGAGAAccaatctaaaacatgaattgaaagaactataaTAAACTACCTAGAACAGAACTCGAAactaagaactatgaaagcaataaaaacctaAACTTTGGTTGCAGCGctggaaactaaagattagggcaaataTTAAATTCTAACTAAGTGCTGGAGGCAGGAGATTATTTCTTCATTCACGTTCAAGCCCCCTTTTATAGACTTCATtccaaccctaattaccatcaaactcgccttgcaaaactggactcttaaggagatagaatcgtgcattcaaaggtaactccagctggcAGTGTGCTCTTCAAGTAATCTTAGCTCTAGCGAGAaatcgccagctctggaaaGGTGAGGCAGAGCTGGAAATCAGCTGTGGCGAGAATtgtaactctgctctggaacttaAGTGAACTCTGGTGCGTCAACTCTGGAAAGGtagtcagagctggaagtcagctctggaacagcatgacagagctggaagtcagctctagCATTAGCGAGCTCTGGCAAGTATGGCAGAGCTAGAGATTGTTGACTCTGGcgatcatggcagagctggaagtcagctctggcggtcatgataGAGCTGGaaatttagctctgctctgacaagtttgttcagctctggagaattcagctctgatagtgaagttcagctttggagatggtcagctctgctctggcgtttcagctctgctctggcttttcagctctggacagTTCAGTTCGCGCctaaaaatgccattttatcccaaaatctccaaaattacactATTCTATCTATCAaatctaaatctcctgcaaaacataaaacaaacccataaatgcaccaatttccaggatatttaacttaaaataagcacatgcaaacccccaaaataagaacaattaagcataaatcagttaCTATTGTTACTTTTTgagcaagaagagagaaaaatatgAGTGTTCTAGCTACGAGTTTTTATAGTTTCTCCGATTAGATTTACGGTGCATTGCAGCCAAGATTCTTCTCATTTGTTCAATCAATAAACATCATCGTGTTGACCCTCCCGTGGAGTAGATATACAGATCGAACCACGTTAAATCTCTTGTGTTCTCTTCTTCGAATTTCTATTGCTATTTGTTTCATTTCTATTCTGTTTTGCAGAGTTTCTTTAGTTCACAGTCCCTTGCGAGAAGGGTTTGGTTTGTCTCTTTCAAATTTTCCAAACACTCTTGTAATCTGGTTTATTCTTCTCTTTGGATATCTTTACTCTCTGCATATTATGGAGGGGAGGAGATTGCACGACTTGTCAAAAGGGTTAAACAGCGATAACAAGGAAACAACAAGAGGACAACAACGACAAGAGAAAGTGATTGTGGCAATAATCTTTGCAAAAAAGCAGATCACGAGGGAAATGGCGAGATCGAACATACATACAATTTTCGGCCTAGAGGGGGGTTAGAAGTTGAAAAGGTGGGGaacaatttatttgttatatttcTTTCTCTTTGATGTCTTCGAATGGATGCCTTCTTTATGTATCTAATTATCAAATTCATGGCCTTGAAGCGAAATAATTTGTGAGTTTTTGACATGGCTAGATGATTTTCCTTGAAATGAGTACCTATCAAAAATCGAAAGATGACTCATATGGCTATAAATGAGCTGAATCGAATGCTAGCAGGAGGGGCGAAACTATGTATATGGGCCCccaatttctaaaaaaaatatatttttttctatttttattattcataaatAATTCTCCCTTTGTCCCCtaaaaatatgcatagcatGGACAATGCATGTTTTAATAAATCCTATAAAGTGTAGTGTGAGCGGTTCGATTTGAAATttcagaaataaaaaaattacagttTGGTTTCAGGTTTCAAAAGATGATGCGATTTTTAacccaaacccaccctaattaAATGTTACTCCCTTCGCCTCTGAAAATTATGACCTTATTACCATATTTGGATGTCCCTACAAATTGtgacatttccttatttggaaatgatcCCACAAACTTTCCCCCTCACTTGTTGGGGTCCTAGAGGGTCTTTGAACAGGTGTgggggggaggggaatacaACTGATGGGTAAACCTTTTCGAGAAAACTGATTTGAAGAAGTAGGCATGAACAACAGTTTTCAAAAGAGtaggttgatgactgatacaGATGGAACAATCAGTGGGTGACGAGTTATCCGAGTCAGTCAGATAACTTTAGTCCAGATAAGGCTTCAGTTTAATTTGAAAGAATACAGAGTAGTGTTAAAAGCTTCCTGTTTATCAGATGAAAAATCAGTAGATTGATAACACAAGCAGCGGAAAGTAAACTTAATATAATTAGTCTTTAAAACCAGTAAGACAAATAAATTCTTgattacacttttcagttagtcagtttCAGTAGAAAGCATTAATAGTAGCACATAAGTAACAATAACAGAAAGCAGAgaacaacacaagaatttttGCGTGGTTCAGAAACAAGGTTCCTACTCCACGGTCAGATGATCAATCTGACAAGTACTCCAGGCTAATGCTtgaggtgcactgcaaacctaccAACTCCACTCTTGGTTGGATTTTACACTTAGTTCACCCTGACACTCTCGTGCCCACACAACGAAACACTAAGGTCTTTGGAGTCAGAACCTTTAAGCTGAACTCCATGTTGACTTTGTCGGTGACAAGGTAACCGAACCTCTTTAGTTTTGGATCGGTACTGAACAACAACCACTCCAACTCACTTTTTTCTACGGTGGAAAAGAGGTTTGGAttcttccaactaagattactgagatTTGGTTCTCAAGTAATCAAAATCTTAGGCTTTGTGTACACAAGGATTTGCCTAAGAaataagagaatatgtgtaatcagagAGCTGATTTGAGCTTTGATGATTCtgttcttcgattcaaacttatGATAGCAGTTAAATGGCTGAGctgcaattttggcagagtttcaacttatgcgtttgaatcggtgaatgTTGCAGTTgatccttgagctctatttatagacgaagacttgaatagatccgttggagagatggttgactcaactagaaacacctctagattgacttgtaatagaacaaggacactcaagcagtggtaagttaacccaatgtcgtctctcaaggaagatcttaaagggcttttaattatgtcacaagaaagcagtaaacaaAGCAGTAAAGGTTGGTTTAAAAACTTGTAAAGTAAACTTAACTTGAAATTAAACTAGAGAATTAAGGtaggcatgcaaagaacaaaaGCAAGAACGTAAGCAAAAAGAAACTATAAACCTAGGCATGATTTAAACGATTAAGGTAAAAGCAACTTAAGAATTAAACGctactaagaatttaaatacttgtaaattaaaagctcctaatctaattaacataaattgagttgcataatttaaaggaaagtataaacataatgaaattgcagaatttaaagcaAGGCATAAACGAAAGTGCAGAAttgaaataatataatttaaatagcatAATTAAAAGTGCATAAACGAAAGTGCAAAATTTAAAGAAACACATAAACGtaacaaagcaagtaaattaaaataaatatgagtTACCATAAAATGGCTCGAAGATGTAAccactgtcacttgattacaacttgAAACAAAAACTAAACAAAGCTTAACTTAAAAGTAAGTAAACTAGAACAAAAAGTAACTAAAACTTGAAAACTACGAAAGCTTGTAaaacctaaactttggctgcctagtggaaactaaagattaggacAAAGGAGTTGATTCTAACTAAGTGCCAGAGGCAAAAGGATTGTCTAACTAAATGCCGGAGGCAGAAGAGTGTCTAACTAAATGTCGGAGGCAGTAGAGTTTTTCTTCATCATGCACGTTCATCCCTTCTTATAGAGTCTTCATCAACTCTAAAATCCATCAAGAACGGCCCAGCCAAGCTGGGCCTAAAAGATAAAGTCGTGACAGCAAAGGAAACTTTAGGATTGGAAAGAGTGCTCAGCAAGTAACATCAGCGCTGGCGAGTCATGGGAGCTCTGTAAATCAGCTCTGTAGAAGTAGTCAACTCTGGATAAGGAGGTTGTCGACTCtggaattcagctctggcgtgGGGTTGTTAGCTCTGGAACAATGTTGGCTCTGGCGAGTAAAGTCAATTTAGCTCTGCATACATGAATGCCAGCTCTGGAGATAGTCAGCTCTGGTCAGCTCTGTCGAAGTAGCAGCTCTGGAGATAGTCAGCTCTGGACAAGGTCAGCTCTGtagaaagtcagctctgcacaAGTCAGCTCTGCACAGGTCAGCTCTGCACGCCACTTTGAGTCCAAATACGTGACTTTTTATCGAAAAACTCCAACTTGGCATTCTtcctcctattttatcaaaatctcctacaaagcattaaataaacaataaacgcaccaacttccagaatatttaactcaaatttaGCGCAATCAAACCCCTAAAATACAAACAATTAAACATAAATCAATGGTCTTCAAGTTTTCTGCCGTTGTAAGAGTAGATTTAATCTGGTTGAGTCcgcaatcttcgaggttcttaCTTTAATGATGAACGACGTCTCATCGTACATCCAGTAGGGTGCCTCTGAGACATGTTGCTTCAAATATGAACTCTCTACAGATAAAGGACGATCTCCGAtatctctacatttaatgcggctgcagGAGCATTCAATGCTATCTTCAGGATATCAGTCCAATGAATAATGTTAACTGATGCTTGTCaggagtatcagtccgctgattccattGCTCCACATCAAGGCATTAATCTTCATTGTTGGTTCACTGAAGCTCTCATTCAGTCAAAACTGTTGCATTTTGACTTATCTATTCCTGCTTTCGTCAGTcgtggtcttcagtcttcagagaACAAAAAGAATGAACTCTAAGACTTGAGTTCaaaaaagttctagtctatgaAAAGGACCATggagagttttggtatcatcaataCTAGggatatgatatttttttaagtttccaataatttccccctttttgatgatgccaaaaccacgcTGGCAATCCAGTGCAAAGGACGACTGAAAAACTAAAAGATAAGATTTTACGAGGTAGATTAAATTCCCCTTAAACATGACAACCTAAGATCTtgcaaagaaagaaaaacaatagAAGAGAGACCAGTGATGAGCTCAGGTTTGTGCTctatttttgtgtttgttttaggtctatatcgagtctttttcctttagtttgtgttgtttggtcgcctgggagggcgtagttcagtggcaggaccagcttgtgggcaAGAGGTGCTCCAGGGGTCAAAACTGCTGTCACctttcgtgaaagaggtatgcgccggaagcaaaggggagttggaggcaaaaccatcccctatgcccataagtaccgcacgaaaGCTGGCAGGCAAGAGGAGGAAGGCAAGGGAAGAAGTCAGAAGCATAACAGGCGGGCGAGGTAGGACTGCAAGTAGGAGCTTGATATGGGCCaaaggcggcagctatccaaaagagaccgatgaggCCAAACCatcgccttatccaaaaggaaacaaatcttcaagagattaggtctgaaaagggataagcatctccatgcttgcatggattcGGCCGCAACACCATGGGCTTGGCCTTTCGTTGCCCTAATCGCACCTATAAATATCCGACGAGCTTTtgaagccaagggtgctgaaaaaCCGACCTGTTGTGCAGTCTTTGTGAAGTTGAAGCTTGCCCGGGCTGTGGGCATAGTCTAGCTCTTTTCGTTACATGTTTTGCACGACACTTTTGGCCGTAGGTACTTATATTTCCCTTTAAGCAATTTCAATT contains:
- the LOC130990673 gene encoding uncharacterized protein LOC130990673 produces the protein MEFTQGMDEPFHEAWERLQELLCQCPQHQLTNVMIMQYFYNRAEYTASAVQDARDDKGTRADYGTRADDEDSPGKFTVAKSSPVESSPAKASYAESSHVKSRSAKSSPAKTSTKKSSSATFSPATSSYATFSPAESNYAKSSYATSSPAKSSTAKKAARADTTARADKDDRVDKEARAETSPVHYTISTTESCPTSQPTSATTDC